A part of Paramisgurnus dabryanus chromosome 15, PD_genome_1.1, whole genome shotgun sequence genomic DNA contains:
- the pofut2 gene encoding GDP-fucose protein O-fucosyltransferase 2 — protein MPDLRGRGVKDMAASSGLALHILCHHILQCYLILTYTIFAFEFASASQEDAFRAGQSTLSQVAAASRDVRYLLYDVNPPEGFNLRRDVYIRMASLLKTLRKEGDWVLVLPPWGRLYHWQSPDIHQVRIPWGEFFSLTSLQANIPVIEYEEFIAESGGPFIDQILVLQSYAEGWTDGKWEEKVDERPCIERLMYSKDKQGYYRGWFWGYEETRALNVTCLSAQGHASMLAPILQNNFTATSVMLDRAEAVLHDHYAGKDYWDTRRSMVFAKHLRIIGDDFRNNFLNSTDKEDQTPYNEDWTRIKNKLGSAKGGPYLGVHLRRKDFIWGHREDVPSLKGAVKKIRSLMKKLKLEKVFVATDADGEELTKLKKMLPEMVRYEPSWEDLELLKDGGVAIIDQWICAHARHFVGTSVSTFSFRIHEEREILGFDPKTTYNRFCGDDEMDCEQPTHWKIVY, from the exons ATGCCGGATTTGCGTGGCCGTGGCGTGAAAGACATGGCGGCCAGTAGCGGGTTAGCCTTACATATTCTCTGCCATCATATTTTACAATGTTATTTAATATTGACCTACACTATCTTCGCATTTGAATTCGCCTCGGCCTCACAAGAAGATGCGTTTCGTGCTGGACAGTCCACGCTCTCTCAAGTGGCTGCAGCATCACGTGATGTGCG GTACCTGCTGTATGACGTGAATCCACCCGAGGGTTTCAATCTTCGCCGAGATGTGTATATTCGCATGGCGTCCCTGCTGAAGACTTTAAGGAAAGAGGGCGACTGGGTCCTGGTCTTGCCTCCTTGGGGGCGCCTGTATCACTGGCAGAGCCCTGATATCCATCAGGTTCGAATCCCCTGGGGGGAATTCTTCAGTTTAACCAGTTTGCAGGCTAATATACCCGTCATTGAGTATGAGGAATTCATTGCTG AGTCTGGGGGTCCCTTTATCGATCAAATCCTTGTACTGCAAAGCTATGCAGAAGGCTGGACTGATGGAAAATGGGAAGAGAAGGTGGATGAACGTCCCTGCATTGAACGGCTCATGTACTCGAAGGATAAACAGGGCTATTACAG AGGGTGGTTTTGGGGCTATGAGGAGACCCGTGCTTTGAATGTCACCTGTCTGTCTGCTCAGGGACATGCCTCCATGCTGGCTCCCATCCTACAAAATAACTTCACAGCCAC GTCAGTGATGCTGGACAGGGCGGAGGCTGTCCTACATGATCACTATGCTGGAAAGGACTACTGGGAT ACACGGAGAAGTATGGTGTTTGCCAAACACTTGCGTATCATAGGGGATGATTTTAGGAACAACTTTCTGAACTCCACAGATAAAGAGGACCAGACACCGTACAACGAGGACTGGACCCGAATAAAA AATAAGCTGGGCAGTGCCAAGGGAGGCCCTTACCTGGGAGTCCACTTACGCAGAAAGGACTTCATCTGGGGTCACAGAGAAGATGTGCCCAGCCTCAAAGGTGCTGTCAAGAAGATCCGTAGTCTCATGAAAAAGCTCAAGCTTGAAAAGGTTTTTGTTGCCACAGATGCAGATGGAGAAG AGCTTACTAAACTGAAAAAGATGCTACCGGAGATGGTGCGATATGAACCATCCTGGGAGGACCTGGAGCTCCTGAAGGATGGAGGGGTAGCCATCATAGATCAATGGATCTGTGCCCATGCAAG GCATTTCGTTGGAACCTCGGTTTCAACCTTCTCTTTCAGAATACACGAGGAAAGAGAGATCCTAGGATTTGATCCCAAAACCACCTACAATCGTTTTTGTGGTGACGATGAGATGGATTGTGAGCAGCCCACACACTGGAAAATTGTTTATTGA